A single region of the Gemmatimonadaceae bacterium genome encodes:
- the nuoL gene encoding NADH-quinone oxidoreductase subunit L → MLLQEVVAVGAHPLAGTMARYVWLLPMLPLLGFLINGLLSLVSAARIGPDDPDMAHGDDHSSAASHDAHAISAADQAEAPGDDHHAIAPHRYAGIVSIVGPGVLVLSFVLAWAMFAAMRSVPMEAPFVQTYFNWMPVGTLQIDAALQLDQLSMLMVLVVTGVGALIHIFSVGYMHEDPGYPRYFAYLNLFVFFMLVLVLGANYPVLFVGWEGVGLCSYLLIGFWFSDKVNADAGKKAFIVNRIGDFGFLVAMFILFATLGALDFQNVFASAASLPYGGTVATAICLFMFLGCVGKSAQIPLYVWLPDAMAGPTPVSALIHAATMVTAGVYLVARSAPLFSMAPVASLVVALTGAVTAIFAATIGLKQWDIKKVLAYSTVSQLGYMFVGVGVGAYTAGLFHLVTHAFFKALLFLGAGSVIHAMHAAYHRTHSQDDAQDMRNMGGLKQFMPITWVLMWIATLAIAGSPPLSGFFSKDEILGAAFHRAGGSALADATLFGISGGAWLYLVYVLGIAAAFLTAVYMTRLMLYTFHGPNRTGEKERSHLHEAPWVMTGPLVVLGVLSAFGGWLNIPEVISDLVPLGPTATLEHWLEPVLGASTARVAQSAAPHAMSVTTEELLILLAVVVAMAGIAFAWYRLKPAHLVPKREARPEEGFELVLANKYFVDEGYARAIVNPTYQISRNVLWRFVDNGIIDSFFVNGSAALARGFGWVGSRLQTGAVGTYAWVLVAGVLAVLGAVTLR, encoded by the coding sequence ATGCTTCTCCAGGAAGTCGTGGCGGTGGGCGCGCACCCGCTCGCAGGTACGATGGCCCGCTACGTGTGGCTGCTTCCGATGCTGCCTCTGCTGGGCTTCCTGATCAACGGACTTCTTTCACTGGTGAGTGCGGCGCGAATCGGCCCCGACGATCCGGATATGGCGCATGGTGATGACCATTCCTCGGCGGCAAGTCATGATGCGCATGCTATCTCCGCTGCAGACCAAGCCGAGGCTCCCGGCGACGACCACCATGCAATCGCGCCGCACCGTTATGCCGGCATCGTAAGCATCGTGGGGCCCGGTGTGCTCGTGCTGTCGTTCGTGCTCGCGTGGGCCATGTTCGCGGCGATGCGGAGCGTGCCCATGGAGGCCCCCTTCGTTCAGACTTACTTCAACTGGATGCCCGTTGGAACGCTCCAGATTGATGCCGCACTGCAGCTCGATCAGCTGTCGATGCTCATGGTGCTCGTTGTGACAGGAGTGGGGGCGCTCATTCACATCTTCAGCGTCGGATACATGCACGAGGACCCGGGCTATCCACGCTACTTCGCCTACCTCAACCTGTTCGTGTTCTTCATGCTGGTGCTCGTGCTCGGCGCGAACTATCCGGTGTTGTTCGTCGGCTGGGAGGGCGTGGGGCTCTGCTCCTATCTGCTCATTGGCTTCTGGTTCTCCGACAAGGTGAACGCCGACGCGGGGAAGAAGGCATTCATCGTCAACCGAATCGGAGACTTCGGGTTCCTGGTCGCGATGTTCATTCTGTTCGCGACACTCGGCGCGCTCGATTTTCAGAACGTGTTCGCGAGCGCCGCATCGCTTCCGTATGGCGGAACGGTCGCGACCGCGATCTGTCTTTTCATGTTTCTGGGCTGCGTAGGAAAGAGCGCGCAGATTCCGCTTTACGTCTGGCTGCCTGACGCGATGGCAGGTCCGACACCGGTGTCGGCTCTGATCCACGCCGCGACGATGGTCACTGCCGGCGTCTATCTCGTTGCGCGCAGCGCGCCGCTCTTTTCGATGGCTCCAGTGGCCAGCCTCGTCGTCGCACTCACGGGCGCAGTGACCGCGATCTTTGCGGCGACCATCGGGCTCAAGCAGTGGGACATCAAGAAGGTTCTCGCCTATTCGACGGTGTCGCAGCTCGGGTACATGTTCGTTGGTGTCGGAGTGGGAGCCTATACCGCTGGCCTCTTTCATCTCGTTACGCACGCCTTTTTCAAGGCGCTGCTGTTCCTCGGCGCGGGCTCGGTGATTCACGCGATGCATGCAGCGTATCACAGGACGCACAGTCAGGACGATGCCCAGGACATGCGAAACATGGGCGGCCTCAAACAGTTCATGCCCATCACGTGGGTGCTGATGTGGATTGCGACGCTGGCGATCGCGGGCAGCCCGCCGCTCTCCGGATTCTTTTCCAAGGACGAGATTCTGGGCGCCGCCTTCCACCGGGCGGGAGGCTCTGCGCTGGCGGATGCGACGCTGTTCGGAATAAGCGGAGGAGCCTGGCTATACCTCGTGTACGTGCTGGGAATCGCTGCCGCTTTTCTCACAGCGGTCTACATGACGCGGCTCATGCTCTACACCTTCCATGGCCCGAACCGTACTGGTGAAAAAGAGCGCTCGCATCTGCACGAGGCGCCGTGGGTGATGACAGGCCCTCTTGTTGTCCTTGGCGTATTGAGCGCGTTCGGGGGATGGCTCAACATCCCCGAAGTGATCTCCGATCTCGTACCGCTTGGACCAACGGCAACTCTCGAGCACTGGCTCGAGCCCGTGCTTGGCGCATCGACGGCGCGCGTCGCGCAGTCGGCTGCCCCACATGCGATGTCGGTCACGACTGAGGAGCTGCTGATCCTGCTGGCGGTAGTTGTGGCCATGGCGGGAATCGCGTTCGCCTGGTATCGGCTCAAGCCCGCGCACCTCGTTCCGAAACGCGAGGCCAGGCCTGAAGAAGGCTTTGAACTCGTCCTGGCCAACAAGTACTTCGTAGACGAGGGCTACGCTCGGGCAATCGTCAACCCGACGTATCAGATCTCGCGGA